From a region of the Streptomyces sp. NBC_00193 genome:
- a CDS encoding lipopolysaccharide biosynthesis protein, which yields MADNADQKKSTHRRRVRLLPPPAWWPLPAAALLGLAAGGAYGVLKAPEYAATSYVVAVPDDTTEPATALGFAQAYARIATSSSTLAYAQPRAGISVQKLRTQVRAETSPESPMIAITGTARSASEAADIANAVADALSLSSNQAAKNTGVQLLLFNQAVAPSDPASASPTLSGAVGLCAGGLLGGLWLLARPTGARRRGEGPAAESVTETTAETVEEYASLPAQGEPAAAKEKESVR from the coding sequence ATGGCGGACAACGCCGACCAGAAGAAGTCCACCCACCGGCGCCGGGTACGGCTGCTGCCGCCCCCCGCGTGGTGGCCGCTGCCCGCCGCCGCGCTGCTGGGGCTCGCCGCGGGCGGGGCGTACGGGGTGCTCAAGGCGCCCGAGTACGCCGCCACCAGCTACGTCGTCGCGGTCCCCGACGACACCACCGAGCCGGCCACCGCCCTCGGCTTCGCCCAGGCCTACGCCCGCATCGCCACCAGCAGTTCGACCCTCGCGTACGCCCAGCCCCGCGCGGGCATCAGCGTGCAGAAGCTGCGGACCCAGGTCCGCGCCGAGACCTCCCCCGAGTCCCCGATGATCGCCATCACCGGGACCGCGAGGAGCGCGAGCGAAGCCGCCGACATCGCCAACGCGGTCGCCGACGCCCTGTCGCTGAGCAGCAACCAGGCCGCCAAGAACACCGGCGTGCAGCTGCTCCTCTTCAACCAGGCCGTCGCGCCCAGCGACCCCGCCTCCGCGTCCCCCACCCTCAGCGGGGCCGTCGGCCTGTGCGCCGGCGGGCTGCTGGGCGGACTGTGGCTGCTGGCCCGGCCCACCGGTGCCAGGCGGCGCGGCGAGGGTCCCGCCGCGGAGAGCGTCACGGAGACCACCGCGGAGACCGTCGAGGAGTACGCCTCGCTGCCCGCGCAGGGCGAGCCCGCCGCGGCCAAGGAGAAGGAGTCGGTGCGATGA